From Pontibacter actiniarum, a single genomic window includes:
- a CDS encoding DUF5694 domain-containing protein: MKKLLLAAALLAGSYSSPVQAQVSKQKDKEARAQVMLLGTFHFAYHNKDIITTDKKDQIDIMSEQSQRDIEKIASRVARFKPTKIALELMPEEQPRIDSLYQAYLDGRYELETSEVYQLGFRLAKQLGHPRVYCINAWGNLDGYETPGGKDLELREDVKERLAPFWKYLRQTALARDSVEKLAGNQPSTVYRLVQDWNKPESIRRKHENFFREAFQYEEQPYDYTGVDWYSATWFNRNLRIFRNIQRITESPDDRILVIYGGGHLALLQEAVESSPTHRLAPAHKLLK; the protein is encoded by the coding sequence ATGAAAAAGTTATTACTCGCGGCGGCCCTCCTGGCGGGCAGCTACTCCTCGCCTGTGCAGGCGCAGGTTTCGAAACAAAAGGATAAGGAGGCGCGCGCGCAGGTTATGCTCCTGGGCACGTTTCACTTCGCCTACCACAACAAAGACATCATCACGACCGACAAAAAAGACCAGATCGATATCATGTCTGAGCAAAGCCAGCGCGACATTGAGAAGATTGCCAGCAGGGTGGCCAGGTTTAAGCCCACTAAGATTGCCCTGGAACTGATGCCGGAGGAACAGCCCAGGATAGACTCGCTGTACCAGGCCTACCTCGACGGCCGCTATGAGCTGGAAACAAGCGAAGTGTACCAGTTGGGTTTCCGGCTGGCCAAACAGCTGGGGCACCCGCGCGTGTACTGCATCAACGCCTGGGGCAACCTCGATGGCTACGAAACCCCGGGAGGTAAAGACCTGGAGCTGCGGGAGGATGTAAAGGAACGCCTGGCCCCCTTCTGGAAGTACCTACGCCAAACCGCACTGGCCCGCGACTCCGTGGAGAAGCTGGCGGGTAACCAGCCGAGTACTGTTTACAGGCTAGTTCAGGACTGGAACAAGCCGGAGTCCATCCGCCGCAAGCATGAAAATTTTTTCCGGGAGGCCTTTCAGTACGAAGAGCAGCCCTACGACTACACCGGTGTAGACTGGTACAGCGCCACCTGGTTTAACCGTAACCTGCGCATCTTCCGAAACATCCAGCGCATTACCGAGAGCCCCGACGACCGCATTCTGGTGATCTACGGCGGCGGCCACCTGGCCCTGCTGCAGGAAGCCGTGGAGAGCTCGCCCACGCACCGGCTCGCACCGGCCCATAAGCTGTTGAAGTAG
- a CDS encoding Atu4866 domain-containing protein: MATTIEETKAYIGMWVTADGYIRHELLPGNRYDEARGNRKSAYQGSYNVTGNHIDYKDDTGFTADGEFREGILYHAGMVLYKEEN; encoded by the coding sequence ATGGCAACAACCATAGAAGAAACCAAAGCCTACATCGGCATGTGGGTAACAGCCGATGGCTACATCCGCCACGAGCTGCTGCCGGGCAACCGCTACGACGAAGCACGCGGTAACAGGAAAAGTGCTTACCAGGGGAGTTACAACGTAACCGGCAACCACATCGACTATAAAGACGACACGGGCTTTACCGCTGACGGAGAGTTCCGAGAAGGCATTCTCTACCACGCCGGGATGGTGCTGTATAAGGAGGAAAACTAA
- a CDS encoding SDR family NAD(P)-dependent oxidoreductase produces MDAKKVWFVTGASKGLGLTFVKKLLANGYRVAATSRNVQSLEQAVGEASDLFLPLAMDVTDNDDVKAAIASCVHHFGRIDVVVNNAGYSLIGTLEELSDAEVKDNFNVNVFGSLHVIRHASPYLRQQKSGYIFNIASIGGYTGGYPGFGIYCATKFAVAGLTEALAEEMKDFGIHVSVVYPGYFRTDFLSSGSVKTAANPIAAYESARAVEQAHLHDINGNQPNDPERAAEILIELSEQPAPPVHLFLGKDAYAAATQKNDLIRQTMEEYKAMATSTEFV; encoded by the coding sequence ATGGACGCAAAGAAAGTATGGTTTGTCACTGGGGCTTCCAAAGGACTGGGGCTCACCTTCGTTAAAAAGTTATTAGCAAACGGTTATCGTGTAGCGGCAACTTCCCGCAACGTGCAGTCGCTTGAGCAAGCGGTAGGAGAAGCATCAGACCTGTTTCTACCCCTGGCAATGGACGTGACCGACAACGATGATGTAAAAGCAGCTATTGCCAGCTGCGTGCACCACTTTGGGCGCATAGATGTGGTGGTAAATAATGCCGGCTACAGCTTGATAGGCACTTTAGAAGAACTGAGTGATGCAGAAGTAAAGGATAACTTTAATGTAAATGTATTCGGGTCGCTGCACGTTATCCGCCACGCTTCGCCATACTTACGCCAGCAGAAGTCAGGGTATATTTTCAACATCGCCTCTATTGGCGGATACACGGGAGGCTATCCTGGGTTTGGTATCTACTGCGCCACTAAATTTGCGGTAGCAGGCCTTACAGAGGCACTTGCCGAAGAAATGAAGGACTTTGGCATACACGTATCGGTGGTGTATCCGGGTTATTTCCGTACCGATTTCCTTTCAAGCGGTTCCGTTAAAACAGCCGCCAACCCTATAGCGGCCTACGAAAGTGCCCGTGCCGTAGAGCAGGCACACCTCCACGACATTAACGGCAACCAACCCAACGACCCTGAAAGAGCTGCCGAGATCCTGATAGAACTAAGTGAGCAGCCAGCACCACCCGTGCACCTGTTCCTGGGCAAGGATGCGTATGCGGCTGCCACGCAGAAGAATGACCTTATCCGGCAAACGATGGAGGAATATAAAGCAATGGCAACTTCCACTGAATTTGTTTAG
- a CDS encoding helix-turn-helix domain-containing protein → MSRTETIEEFYKTKLNWVPDNIRREIGHFNVFKLDDFVGCHSKPIPYSRKDYFKISLIIGRNKVHYADKVVEIQKQALLFANPQIPYNWEQIDEQQSGFFCVFTPAFFHHFGNLNNYEMFRPHGNPVFELTDEQAAKIKAVFERMFEEINSTYTHKYDALRNLVFEILHHTAKMQPAQQAEKQHTDASHRIAVLFLELLERQFPIEDTRQRVILRSASDFADQLSIHVNHLSRAVRKTTQKTTSDLISERLLQEAKILLKHTDWNVSEIAFALGFTEVTHFNNFFKKKLQLNPTQFRSVSIS, encoded by the coding sequence ATGAGCCGAACAGAAACGATTGAGGAGTTTTATAAAACCAAACTGAACTGGGTGCCTGATAACATCCGCAGGGAGATCGGGCATTTCAACGTGTTTAAGCTCGACGACTTTGTAGGCTGCCACTCCAAACCTATTCCATATAGCCGCAAAGATTACTTTAAGATCAGCCTGATTATCGGCCGGAACAAAGTACATTATGCCGATAAAGTGGTAGAGATACAGAAACAGGCGCTGCTGTTTGCCAACCCGCAGATTCCTTATAACTGGGAGCAAATTGATGAGCAGCAGTCAGGTTTCTTCTGTGTTTTTACGCCAGCCTTTTTCCATCACTTCGGCAATCTGAACAACTATGAGATGTTCCGACCCCACGGAAACCCGGTGTTTGAACTGACCGACGAGCAGGCTGCTAAAATAAAGGCTGTGTTTGAGCGCATGTTCGAGGAAATCAATTCTACTTATACGCACAAGTATGATGCACTCCGAAACCTGGTGTTTGAGATTCTGCACCATACTGCCAAAATGCAGCCTGCCCAACAGGCCGAAAAGCAGCACACCGATGCGTCACACAGAATAGCTGTGCTGTTTCTGGAGTTATTGGAAAGACAATTTCCGATAGAAGATACCAGGCAGCGGGTTATCTTGCGATCTGCCTCCGACTTTGCCGACCAGCTCTCCATCCACGTGAACCACCTGAGCCGGGCCGTTAGGAAAACCACGCAAAAAACCACCTCCGACCTTATCAGCGAACGCCTGCTGCAGGAGGCCAAGATCCTTTTAAAGCACACCGACTGGAACGTGTCTGAAATTGCCTTTGCACTCGGTTTTACAGAGGTGACTCATTTCAATAACTTCTTCAAGAAAAAACTTCAACTCAACCCTACCCAGTTCAGAAGTGTTAGCATTTCGTAA
- a CDS encoding acylase, whose translation MRYTLKPQLLLLLLFLNFSSCAVKEQADSKTEVATWEEQAARVTIMRDNFGVPHVYGKTDADAVFGLLYAQCEDDFNRVERNYLWATGRLAEVEGEEMLYSDLRARLYMTEAEAKAQYEQSPEWLKKLCQAFADGINYYLHTHPEVKPKLLTRFEPWMPMYFSEGSIGGDIESVSTKGIKAFYGEDKSLGMNSYGLVKPGILEEPKGSNGFAIAGKHTASGDAMLLINPHTSFFFRGEVHAVSEEGLNAYGAVTWGQFFVYQGFNEKTGWMHTSAYADVIDEFEETIVKQDGKLFYKYGEELRPVTTGKVTLAYKDGGELKQKTFTTYRTHHGPITHKNGDKWVATALMWKPVDALVQSYTRTKKSNLKEFNEMMQLRTNSSNATVYADAEGNIAYYHGNFFPKRDTSFDYSKPVDGSNPKTDWNGLHPLEETIRLINPANGWIQNCNSTPFTAAAEYSPKKEDYPVYMAPSPENFRGVHAVRLLQKADNLTLDKLIELAYDPYLPGFEVLLPGLVKAYDTQKPNDPKLKQAINELRNWNYAVSKESVAMSLAHFYATNALRNGSAPKGLNLMERFDYYTNTAPEAERLKIFSETITQLENDFGQWNTPWGEINRYQRLTGDIQQPFNDAVPSIPVGMASGNWGALASFGANTYNTKRLYGTSGNSFVAVVEFGDKVKAKTMLAGGQSGNPASPHFDDQAQRYADRQFKDVAYYREDVEKRAKATYHPGQKVSW comes from the coding sequence ATGCGCTATACTTTAAAACCCCAGCTGCTCCTGCTGCTTTTGTTCCTGAATTTTTCTTCCTGTGCTGTTAAAGAGCAAGCGGATTCCAAAACAGAGGTGGCAACGTGGGAGGAGCAGGCTGCCCGCGTGACCATTATGCGCGACAACTTTGGCGTGCCGCACGTGTATGGCAAGACAGATGCCGATGCGGTTTTTGGGCTGTTGTATGCCCAGTGCGAAGATGACTTTAACCGGGTGGAGCGCAACTACCTGTGGGCTACCGGCCGACTGGCAGAAGTTGAAGGGGAGGAGATGCTGTACAGTGACCTGCGTGCCCGCCTCTACATGACAGAGGCAGAAGCTAAAGCCCAGTATGAGCAGAGCCCGGAGTGGCTGAAAAAGCTTTGCCAGGCTTTTGCCGATGGCATCAATTACTACCTGCACACGCACCCGGAGGTAAAGCCAAAGCTGCTGACGCGCTTTGAGCCCTGGATGCCGATGTACTTCAGCGAAGGCTCCATCGGCGGCGATATCGAGAGTGTTTCTACCAAAGGCATCAAGGCTTTCTATGGGGAAGATAAATCGCTTGGAATGAATAGTTATGGATTGGTGAAGCCGGGAATTCTGGAAGAACCAAAAGGCTCGAACGGTTTTGCGATTGCAGGCAAGCACACGGCTTCCGGCGATGCGATGCTGCTGATTAACCCACATACGTCTTTCTTCTTTAGAGGAGAGGTGCATGCGGTGAGCGAAGAGGGGCTGAATGCTTATGGAGCAGTTACCTGGGGACAGTTTTTCGTGTACCAGGGCTTTAACGAGAAAACCGGCTGGATGCATACTTCTGCCTACGCCGATGTGATTGATGAGTTTGAGGAAACGATTGTAAAGCAGGATGGCAAGCTGTTTTACAAGTATGGTGAGGAGCTGCGCCCTGTCACGACGGGCAAGGTAACGCTGGCTTACAAAGATGGGGGTGAGCTGAAGCAAAAAACCTTTACCACCTACCGCACGCACCACGGACCCATCACGCACAAAAACGGCGACAAATGGGTAGCTACGGCCCTGATGTGGAAGCCGGTGGATGCGCTGGTCCAGTCCTATACCCGCACCAAGAAAAGCAACCTGAAGGAGTTTAACGAGATGATGCAGCTACGCACGAACTCCTCTAACGCTACCGTGTATGCCGATGCGGAAGGTAACATTGCCTATTACCACGGTAACTTCTTCCCGAAACGCGATACCTCTTTTGACTACTCCAAGCCAGTAGATGGCAGCAACCCTAAAACCGACTGGAACGGCCTGCACCCGCTGGAGGAAACGATACGGCTCATAAACCCGGCAAATGGTTGGATACAGAACTGTAACTCCACACCCTTCACTGCCGCAGCTGAGTATAGCCCGAAAAAAGAAGATTACCCGGTATACATGGCGCCATCGCCTGAAAACTTCCGGGGCGTGCATGCTGTCCGCCTGCTTCAAAAAGCAGATAACCTGACGCTGGATAAACTAATAGAGCTGGCTTACGACCCATACCTACCGGGCTTTGAGGTGCTGCTACCGGGGCTGGTAAAAGCTTACGATACCCAAAAGCCAAACGACCCGAAACTGAAGCAGGCCATAAATGAGCTGCGCAACTGGAACTATGCCGTGTCTAAAGAATCGGTAGCGATGTCGCTGGCGCATTTTTATGCCACCAATGCCTTGCGTAATGGCAGTGCCCCGAAAGGCCTGAACCTGATGGAGCGTTTCGACTACTATACCAACACTGCACCGGAAGCGGAGCGCCTGAAGATTTTCAGCGAGACCATCACCCAACTGGAGAATGACTTTGGCCAATGGAACACGCCCTGGGGAGAAATCAACCGCTACCAGCGCCTTACCGGCGACATACAGCAGCCGTTCAACGATGCGGTTCCAAGTATACCGGTAGGCATGGCGTCGGGCAACTGGGGAGCGCTGGCTTCTTTTGGAGCCAATACCTACAACACCAAGCGCCTGTACGGCACCTCCGGCAACAGCTTTGTGGCGGTAGTGGAGTTTGGTGATAAAGTGAAAGCCAAGACCATGCTCGCTGGCGGCCAGAGCGGAAACCCTGCCTCTCCGCACTTCGATGACCAGGCACAGCGCTATGCCGATAGGCAGTTTAAAGACGTAGCCTACTACCGCGAAGACGTGGAGAAAAGAGCCAAAGCAACTTATCATCCAGGGCAAAAGGTGAGCTGGTAA
- a CDS encoding outer membrane beta-barrel protein — protein sequence MQKISRLIRIALVLLVAYQVPLQAQDRPNKGYIGVGLGPSFLVGNNNVKAGTGLNLNLLNVGYTFGKGFGVTGTWAGGAHIFDLDATVNNQGTTYTVPTEVELSYGTLMIGPMYTLQLTDNSSVDFKARLGRLYTREEAKSDDAASESEKSTLSASLGVGYRQKIANRWCLMLSSDYYAGRQQYSFATGQNAHILNFTAGVGFVL from the coding sequence ATGCAAAAGATTTCTCGCCTGATCAGAATTGCACTGGTGCTGTTGGTAGCGTATCAGGTGCCCTTGCAAGCCCAGGACCGTCCAAATAAAGGGTATATTGGCGTAGGGCTGGGGCCAAGCTTTTTAGTAGGTAATAATAACGTTAAAGCCGGAACCGGACTGAATCTGAATCTGCTCAATGTTGGCTATACTTTTGGTAAAGGCTTTGGAGTGACCGGAACATGGGCGGGAGGTGCGCATATCTTTGACTTGGATGCTACAGTTAATAACCAAGGAACTACTTATACTGTCCCAACAGAAGTTGAACTGAGCTACGGTACTCTAATGATCGGCCCGATGTACACCCTGCAACTAACAGATAACTCGTCAGTGGATTTTAAAGCCAGGCTGGGGCGCTTGTACACCCGTGAAGAAGCTAAATCAGATGATGCTGCTTCAGAATCTGAGAAATCTACTCTAAGTGCTTCGCTTGGGGTAGGTTATCGTCAAAAAATAGCAAACCGCTGGTGCCTGATGCTTTCTTCAGACTATTATGCGGGCAGGCAGCAATACAGCTTTGCAACCGGCCAGAATGCTCACATCTTAAACTTTACAGCTGGGGTGGGTTTTGTATTGTAG